In a single window of the Bufo bufo chromosome 5, aBufBuf1.1, whole genome shotgun sequence genome:
- the RBM24 gene encoding RNA-binding protein 24, whose protein sequence is MHTTQKDTTYTKIFVGGLPYHTTDSSLRKYFEVFGDIEEAVVITDRQTGKSRGYGFVTMSDRAAAERACKDPNPIIDGRKANVNLAYLGAKPRIMQPGFAFGVQQIHPALIQRPFGIPAHYVYPHAFMQPGVVIPHVQPTTATAAASTSPYIDYTGAAYAQYSAAAAAAAAAYDQYPYAASPAATGYITAGYGYAVQPPLTAAAPGTAAAAAAAFGQYQPQQLQADRMQ, encoded by the exons ATGCACACTACCCAGAAAGATACCACCTACACCAAGATCTTCGTCGGAGGGCTGCCCTACCACACGACGGACTCCAGCCTCAGGAAGTACTTTGAGGTGTTCGGAGACATAGAGGAGGCGGTGGTTATCACGGACAGGCAGACCGGCAAGTCCAGAGGCTATGGCTTT GTCACCATGTCTGACAGAGCCGCAGCGGAAAGAGCCTGTAAAGACCCCAATCCTATCATTGATGGGAGGAAAGCCAATGTGAATCTCGCGTACCTGGGAGCCAAGCCCCGGATCATGCAGCCAG gttTTGCATTTGGGGTCCAGCAGATTCACCCAGCACTTATACAAAGGCCTTTTGG GATTCCTGCACATTATGTATACCCTCATGCTTTTATGCAGCCAGGAGTTGTAATCCCACACGTCCAACCCACAACCGCCACTGCTGCTGCATCTACAAGTCCATACATCGACTACACTGGAGCCGCCTACGCCCAATACTCCGCTGCCGCcgccgctgctgctgccgcctatgATCAATACCCATATGCAGCCTCACCAGCTGCCACCGGATACATCACTGCAGGTTACGGCTACGCAGTTCAGCCGCCGCTCACTGCTGCAGCCCCAGGAACTGCTGCAGCCGCTGCGGCGGCTTTTGGCCAGTACCAACCACAACAGCTGCAGGCTGACCGCATGCAGTAG